Within the Rhizobium sp. BG4 genome, the region TGGCGAGCGTACCATTCGATACCCATCGAAACTGAGTGCAACTTCAGGCGCCGGCCCCCACAATGCAGATGTCTCGCCAGATGATGCTTGTCGGAGACAATCGGAAAATTGCGGCGAGGCTTTACGTTCTATCGATGTAAAGCGGACGGCGGCGTGGCGTGCGTCTGCCTCTCGGTGAAGCAGACAGGACTTTGGACCGGAACGGCATCAGCAATCCATGACGTCGCGTGCGTTACACCCATCATATTTTTGCAGTTCGCCCCGCATCCTGCCGCTCCACCGGCCGATAAACGCAATGGTATCAGCTGCCAGCAGATGAGCGGTCAACGCATTCTGGTCGACCCACCGTTCCGATATTAGCAGTCGCCCAGTGCGCGAACCGACCACGGCAGCATCATAGCTGATGCATCCGGGACGCCCGCGAGTGGTGGATGCCAGTACATTCAGTTCCGCCATGAATTGCGCCAGGTCGGCTGGATCGACATGCACGTAACCCGTAATGATCAGCATGAGAACTTTCTCCATCAAGAAGACCCGACCGGCCGCCCGCGGCGGCCAGGTGTTTGGTCAAGCGATGATCACGTGGCAACCAGCACGATCTTGCCCTGGATGCTTCCTGCAGACGCACGGCGGTGGGCTGCCGGTGCCTCGGCCAGGGCATAGGTGCTGTCGATCACCACCCGAACGGAGCTATCAAGCAGACGGCCAGCGTCGGCCAGTTGCTTGCCGTTCGAGCGCACCTGCGTCGTCGAGACGGTGATCTTGCGCCGGTCAGCTTCCTCATGGCTGGAAAAGCCAAGCGGGTTGACGAGGAAGAGGGCGCCACCCGGCTTGATGCTGGAAAGGAAGCGTTCCATCTTCGCGCCGCCGACGGCATCAAGCACCAGATCCGCATTCGCCACTACCCTTTCGGCGGCCACCTTCGTGTAGTCGATGAAACCGTCCGCGCCGAGGTCTGTCAGCATCGCTTCATGTTTGCCGGAAGCAACGGCGATCACCTTTGCCCCTTGCCATTTCGCGAGCTGCACCGCGAGATGACCGACGCCGCCTCCGGCGCCGTTCACCAGCACTGTCTTGCCGGCGAGCGGCACCGGGGCATGGGGGAAGGACTGAAAAGGGTTCGGCGCATCATGACCAAGCTCGACCAGAAACTGCCAGGCTGTCAGCAGCGACATCGGCGCAGCAGCCGCCTGGATATGGTCGATCCCGGATGGTTTCAGCGCCAGGTCCGATGCCGGAACGCGAACATAGTCTGCGTAGGCGCTGCTTCCGGTCATCAAGTCGTGCGGGAACCGGACCATCGCGTAGACAGCGTCGCCCGCGTGGAACTGCGACACGTTTTCGCCGACAGCCGCGACCACGCCGGAAACGTCCGTGCCCAGGATCAGCGGAAAAGCCGGGCTGGGACGCCATTGCGGCGGCAGGGCGCGATAGCCGTCGCGCAGGTAGAGATCCGGCGGGTTGATGCTTGCGGCATGGACGCGAACGAGTACGTCGTCCGCTGAGATTGCCGGTCGGGGCGCATCCTCATGGAGAAGGACATCCGGTCCACCGAATTCGTGGATGCGCACGGCTTTCATCATTTTAGTCATCATCGCCTCACTGGTGCTTGTTTCCGCAGAAGAAAATACGAGCATCTTTGTGAGTTGATAATGGCGGCGCTATTCGCTTTAATCATGCCATGAGGGAACAAATCGGAATTGACAGGCTGACCGGATTAATCGCTTTCGCGCGCGCCGGATCGCTTGGAAGCTACACCGCCGCCGCCCGCTCCCTGTCGGTCTCACCCTCGGCGGTCAGCAAGAGCATCCAGCGGCTGGAAAAGCAGTTCGGCATTTCGCTGTTTATGCGCACCACCCGTTCTCTCACCCTGACGGCCGAAGGGCGCGACCTGCATGAGCGCGCGCTCAAGCTCTTGCACGACGCAGACGAGATCGAGCAGGCGGTAAGAGCAGCACGAACCGAGCCTACCGGGACCTTGCGGATCGCGGCCTCGTTGCCGATCGGCTTGCACATCATCGCACCGGCCCTGCCTGAATTTCGCAGGCTCCATCCAAAGGTGACCATCGATTTGCGTTTGAGCGATCATACGGTCGATCTCGTCGAAGGCGGCTTCGACCTGGCGGTCCGCATCGGCGATCTTCCAGATTCCAGCCTGCTTTCACGCCGGCTCCTGCCATACAGGCTGTGCTGCTATGCCTCGCCACACTACCTGGCGGGGCGCAGTCCACCGACCCGTCCCGACCAGTTGGAAGAACATGAAACTGTCAACCTTCGCTACCAGAACAGCGGCCAGTTGTTCCGTTGGCCATTTCTCGTCGGGGGCAGGGACGTGGAGATCCTGCCGCCCTCCGGCATTATCGTCGATGCGAGCGAAGCTGTGCTTGCGGCGATCGCGGCCGGTGCCGGCATCGGAATGGCAACCAGCTTCATGGCCGGCGCCTGGGTCAGCCGCGGGGCGCTTGTCCCTGTCCTGGCTGACCACGCGGTGGAACGGCACAATATCACAGCGCTGTGGCCAGAAAGCCGCCGGTCCAACCCGGCAGTGCGCGCCTTCCTCGACACTCTTGC harbors:
- a CDS encoding putative quinol monooxygenase — translated: MLIITGYVHVDPADLAQFMAELNVLASTTRGRPGCISYDAAVVGSRTGRLLISERWVDQNALTAHLLAADTIAFIGRWSGRMRGELQKYDGCNARDVMDC
- a CDS encoding NADP-dependent oxidoreductase produces the protein MTKMMKAVRIHEFGGPDVLLHEDAPRPAISADDVLVRVHAASINPPDLYLRDGYRALPPQWRPSPAFPLILGTDVSGVVAAVGENVSQFHAGDAVYAMVRFPHDLMTGSSAYADYVRVPASDLALKPSGIDHIQAAAAPMSLLTAWQFLVELGHDAPNPFQSFPHAPVPLAGKTVLVNGAGGGVGHLAVQLAKWQGAKVIAVASGKHEAMLTDLGADGFIDYTKVAAERVVANADLVLDAVGGAKMERFLSSIKPGGALFLVNPLGFSSHEEADRRKITVSTTQVRSNGKQLADAGRLLDSSVRVVIDSTYALAEAPAAHRRASAGSIQGKIVLVAT
- a CDS encoding LysR family transcriptional regulator, with the translated sequence MREQIGIDRLTGLIAFARAGSLGSYTAAARSLSVSPSAVSKSIQRLEKQFGISLFMRTTRSLTLTAEGRDLHERALKLLHDADEIEQAVRAARTEPTGTLRIAASLPIGLHIIAPALPEFRRLHPKVTIDLRLSDHTVDLVEGGFDLAVRIGDLPDSSLLSRRLLPYRLCCYASPHYLAGRSPPTRPDQLEEHETVNLRYQNSGQLFRWPFLVGGRDVEILPPSGIIVDASEAVLAAIAAGAGIGMATSFMAGAWVSRGALVPVLADHAVERHNITALWPESRRSNPAVRAFLDTLAELS